The genomic stretch AAGGCCTTGACCATCACTTCGCTGATGCGCGACACCAGGTAGGTGTCTTCGCCGAAGCCTTCGGAGGTGCGGCCCCAGCGCGCGTCGCGGGAGATATCGACCATGGGGGCGAAAGTGATGTCGAGGCTGTCCGCCGCCGCTTCCTTGGCGGCAATGCGCCCGGAGCGAGCGATGGCGTCCATGTCCCAGCTCGATGCGAGGGCCAGGCTGATCGGGAAAATGGTGCGGTGGCCGTGGATCACGTCGTAGGCGAAGAACATCGGGATCTTCAAGCGGCTGCGCATGGCCGCGTCCTGCATCGGACGGTTTTCCGGGCGGGTGATGGAGTTGAACGTGCCGCCAATGCGCCCGGCGGCGATTTCCTTGCGGATCATCTCGCGGGGCATTTCCGGGCCGATGCTGATCAGGCGCAATTGGCCGATCTTTTCATCGAGGGTCATCTGCTTGAGCAGGTCGCTGACGAACGCGTCCTTGTCTTTAAGCGCAGCGGGCTTGGTCTCGGCAACGACGGAGTGACTGGCCAGAGTGGCAACAAGGCCCAGCAAACACAGCTTTTTCATGAATATCCTTTTTCGGCGTGCTACACAGCATCACGGGTATGCTGAGCGGCCAAAATGTGGGGAGCGTCTATTGTTGTTCGGGTGTTGTGTGGATAAATACCGCACACTTCTGGGCTCTTTATGAACTATCCATAAAGAAGGGCATCTTTTAGCTGATTGGCTCGATGTAATCCAGTGGTGGCGGATTATGCCCCAAGCGCGAGTTGTATAGGGTCAGTCGTCAAATTCCATAAGGTCGGTCAGGAGAAACACCATGCAAGCAGCACAGACTATTCGATGGGGCTGGAAAGCCGCGGCCCTGCTACTGATCAGCAGCGTGCTGAGCGGTTGCGGCATCAACAAGATCCCGACCCTGGACGAACAGGTCAAGGCGGCCTGGGCCCAGGTGCAGAACCAGTATCAACGGCGTGCCGACCTGATCCCCAACCTGGTGGAAGTGGTCAAGGGCTACGCAGCCCATGAGCAAGACACGCTCACTGCCGTGATCGAAGCGCGGGCCAAGGCGACCTCGATCCAGGTCGATGCCAGCACCCTCGATAACCCAGAAAAACTCAAGCAGTTCCAGCAGGCCCAGGAAGGCCTGAGCGGTGCCCTCAGCCGCCTGATGGTGGTGTCCGAGCGCTATCCGGACCTCAAGGCCAACCAGAACTTCCTGGCCCTGCAATCGCAGCTCGAAGGTACGGAAAACCGCATCAGCGTGGCCCGTCGTGACTTTATCGCCGCTGTGCAGGCCTTCAACACCGAGATCCGTACCTTCCCTGGCCGCCTGTGGCACAGCGTGATGTACAGCGACCTGCCGGTGCGCGCCAACTTCGAGGCCACCAGTGCCGATGCCGATAAAGCGCCGCAAGTGAAATTCTGATGACCTGGCGTGCAGGGTGGCTGGCGGCGCTGCTGCTGGCCGTGAGCCTGACTGCTCAGGCGGCTCCGGACTTTCCGGCGCTGACTGGGCGTGTGGTCGACAACGCGCAGATGATCGACCCGCCGGTGCGTGCGCAACTGAGCCAGCAATTGCAGGCGCTGGAGCAAACCAGCGGCGATCAGATCGTGGTGGTCACGGTGCCCGACCTGCAAGGCCTGCCCATTGAAGACTTCGGTTATCAACTGGGCCGGCACTGGGGCATTGGCCAAAAGGGCAAGGACAACGGCGCGCTGTTGATCGTGGCCCGGGACGAGCGCCAGTTGCGCATCGAAGTGGGCTATGGCCTGGAAGGCGTGCTCACGGATGCGCAGTCGTGGGTGATCATCAACCAGGTGATCGCGCCCAAGTTCAAGGCGGGCAATTTCACCCAGGGCATCAGCGACGGCGTGGCGGCCATGATCCAGGTGGTCGGCGGTGAGCCGTTGGCCGTGCCGGCCCATGTGGCAGACCCTAACTTCGCCAAGGACAACCCGGCGTTCTCCATCGGCCTGTTCATTCTGTTGCTGGTGGTGTTGTGGCTGTGTAACCGCATGGGCCTGCCGGTGGGCGCCATTTTGCTGGCCATTCTCAGCAGCAGTGGGCGTGGCGGCGGAGGCGGCGGGGGTGGTGGCTTCAGGGGCGGCGGTGGCGGTTTTGGCGGCGGCGGGGCTTCGGGTGGCTGGTAATGACAATAACTAAAGAGCATCTACAACCATGGCTTTACTGACAGAACACGAGCAGCGCCAGGTCGCCGAAGCGATCGCCAGGGTCGAGCAACAGACCGACGCCGAACTGGTGACCGTACTGGCCGCCCGCGCCGACGACTACGCCTACATACCGCTGTTGTGGGCCAGTGTGGTGGCGTTGGTGGTACCGGGGATCGTGCATTACCTGTCGGGCTGGTTGACCATGCACACCTTGCTGCTGGCGCAATGGGCGACGTTTATCGTGCTGTGCCTGGTGTTCCGCCTGCCGGCGATCACCACCCGCCTGATCCCGCGCTCGGTACGGCATTGGCGCGCGTCGAACCTGGCACGCCGGCAGTTCCTGGAGC from Pseudomonas fluorescens encodes the following:
- a CDS encoding TPM domain-containing protein; the protein is MTWRAGWLAALLLAVSLTAQAAPDFPALTGRVVDNAQMIDPPVRAQLSQQLQALEQTSGDQIVVVTVPDLQGLPIEDFGYQLGRHWGIGQKGKDNGALLIVARDERQLRIEVGYGLEGVLTDAQSWVIINQVIAPKFKAGNFTQGISDGVAAMIQVVGGEPLAVPAHVADPNFAKDNPAFSIGLFILLLVVLWLCNRMGLPVGAILLAILSSSGRGGGGGGGGGFRGGGGGFGGGGASGGW
- a CDS encoding TPM domain-containing protein; the encoded protein is MALLTEHEQRQVAEAIARVEQQTDAELVTVLAARADDYAYIPLLWASVVALVVPGIVHYLSGWLTMHTLLLAQWATFIVLCLVFRLPAITTRLIPRSVRHWRASNLARRQFLEQNLHHTLGSTGMLIFVSEAERYVEILVDDGISQRLDDSRWDAIVRTFTQQVKQGQTLAGFIACIEACGELLKVHVPQTHTRNELPNRLIVLK
- a CDS encoding LemA family protein, producing the protein MQAAQTIRWGWKAAALLLISSVLSGCGINKIPTLDEQVKAAWAQVQNQYQRRADLIPNLVEVVKGYAAHEQDTLTAVIEARAKATSIQVDASTLDNPEKLKQFQQAQEGLSGALSRLMVVSERYPDLKANQNFLALQSQLEGTENRISVARRDFIAAVQAFNTEIRTFPGRLWHSVMYSDLPVRANFEATSADADKAPQVKF